One Archangium violaceum genomic window, GCTCGAGACGAAGCGCGGCGAGCTGACGGCGCTGCTCGAGGGGAAGGTGTTCACCGTGCTGCTTCTCGACGAGTTCGAGAAGGCCGCGCGCAGCGTGCACGACCGCTTCCTCCAACTGTTCGACGAGGGCACCTTCGTGAACGGAGCGGGAGAGACCATCTCCTGCAACAACACCGTCATCGTGGCCACGTCCAACGTGGGCGCCGAGGTGTACCGCGAGCCGGCCATCGGCTTCATGGGCTCGCGCCGGGCCGAGGAGCTCATCACCGAGGTGGACCGGCGCATCGCCGAGGCCTTCCGCCCCGAGTTCCTCAACCGCTTCGACGCCATCTGCCACTTCCAGCCGCTGACGAAGGTGGAGATCCGGAAGATCGCCCAGCGCGAGGTGGGCCGGGTACTGGAGCGCGAGGGTATTCGCGCGCGCGGGCTGGACGTGGAGGTGACTCCGGCGGTGGTGGATCTGCTGGTGGACCGGGGCTACTCGCCGCAGTTCGGCGCGCGCTACCTGCAGCGGGAGATTGAAAAGACGCTCACCGCGGCGCTGGCGGTGGAGATCGCCCGCCGTCCGCTCCCACCGGGTGCACCGGTGCGGGTGGAGACGCGCCCGGGAGGCAAGGTGGTGGCGGTGGCGGAGCTCGCACCGCGCCCGCGCCAGGAGACTGCACAGCTCGCGCTGCCCACGGAGAAGTCGGTGTCCGCGGTGAAGCGGCGGCTGGACAAGAAGTCGCTGCTCAACGAGATGGACCGGCTGGTGGGCCGTGCTCGAGCGCTGGCGGTGTCGGCCAACCGGCCGAGACTGGAGGAGCGGCGCACGGAGCTGTTGGCGGCGACGCAGGCCCCGAACCTGTGGGACGACCCGGATCGGGCGGCCTCGACACTGAGGGCCTTCCGCTCGGTGGAGGCGCAGCTCAACGAGCTGGACCGGATGGAGGAGCGGACCACCTTCGCGCGGCGGCTGGTGCGCGAGGCGAAGGGAGAGGCGCAGCTCGCGTCGGCGGCGAAGCAGGTGGAGGAAGTGGCCCGCGAGGTCCAGATGGCCGAGGCACTGGGCGCGGCGGGGGCGACGGACCACGGCGACGAGGCGCTGGTGGACATCTGCGCGAGCGAGACGGGCGAGGGGCAGGACGCGTGGGTGCAGGAGCTGGCGACCATGTACCTGGGCTGGGCGGAGCGTCGCGGCTACGAGGCCATGGCGGTGGCGGAGGCGGAGGAGCCCTTCCGGGTGGTGGTGCGCATCGCGGGACCGGGGGCCTACGGCTACCTGTCGGGAGAGGCGGGCCTGCACCGGCGGATCGAAGACGAGAAGCGCCAGCGCGCCTACGTGCGCGTGCACCGGGGTGGGCCGGTGGAGGATGAGGAGAGCCTGGACGTGGAGGGCCGCGAGGTGAGGCGGCACGAGGGCACCTACCTCGCGCGGGTGAAGACGGAAGTGACGGTGCGGGACGAGAGCACGGGCCGGATGATGACGCTGGCGGGCGCGGGCGATCTGGGCGAGATGAAGGACATCGCCTCGCGGGTGGTGAAGGGCCAGGGGAGCAGCAACACAGCGGACGAGGCCCGGCGCTACCACATGGGCCGAGGCGCGCGGGTGGAGGATCCGCGCACCGGAGCCGGCACTCCTCGCGTGAAGGACGTGCTGCGCGGCGAGCTGGACGTCTTCATCGCCGCGTGGATTTCACGTCCACCCGCCACGGGCCCCACGAGCGCCGCGAGCTGAGCCGTCGCTCAATCCCCTCTCCCTTTGGGAGAGGGTCAGGGTGAGGGTATTCCCTTCCCGTGTTCCTGAATGGGAACCAAGGGTGGCACGCGGGTGACGACGACCCTCACCCCCCGCCCTCTCCCAGAGGGAGAGGGAGCATGCAGTAGGATGAGGGGGATGAGACGTACGCATTGGAAGTTGATGGGAATGCTGGTGGCCCTGGCCGCACTCAGTGGCTGTCGCACTGTCCCCGTCCAGGTCTCCCCCCAGGCCCCGGAGTTGCGCTTCGGTGGCCGCGTGGACCGGGAAGACCCACAGGGGCCTCGTCTCTCCTGGGGTGGCACGTCCCTGACCGTGCGCTTCACCGGCACGTCCCTCGGCCTGCGCCTGCTCGACCTGCCCAAGGTCGAGGAGCACGCACCCAATCGCTTTCGCTTCAGCGTGGATGGCTCGCCCTTCCGCGACCTCTACGTGGGCGAGGGGCGCATGCTCTACCGCATCGCCGAAGGTCTCCCCAAGGGCGAGCACGTGCTGCGCCTGGAGAAGGAGACCGAGCCCGTCGTCGGAGAGACCCAGGTCCTCGGGCTCGAGCTGGACCCAGGGGCCCGAGTGCTGCCCGCGCCTCCGGGGCCCAGGCGCCGCATCGAGTTCGTCGGAGACTCGGGACTCACCGGCTTCGGCATCGAGGGCAAGAACGAGTTCTGCAGCTTCAACGCGGAGACCCAGCGCAACTCCCGCACCTGGGCCTCACTCACCGCGCAGGCGCTCGGCGCCGAGGCCTCCATCGTCGCCTTCTCCGGTAAGGGCGTGGCCGTCAATTACGCCAACGACCCCACTCCCCTCCTGCCCCAGCTCTACGAGCGCACCCTCCCCCATCGCGAGGACAGCCGCTGGGACTTCACGTCATGGGTGCCCGACGCGGTGGTCATCCAGCTCGGCTCCAATGACTTCTGGAAGGAGCACCCCGGCGAGGAGCGCTTCCGCGACGCCTACCGCTCCCTCGTGGAGGGCATCCGCGGCCACTACCCCGGTGCCCACATCGTCTGCGTCCTGGGCTCCAGCCTCAGCGACAGCCATCCCAAGGACGTCAAGGCGCGCACCCACGCCCGAGCCATGATCTCCGGCGTGGTGGAGACCCTGCGCCAGGCCGGCGATGCCCGCGTGCACTTCGTCGAGGTCCCTCCCAGACTCGAGGACGAGGGCTTCGGCTGCACCTGGCACCCCAGCCGCAAGACGCACCAGCGCGTGGCCGAGCAGATGACGCTCTATCTCCGCGGGTTGCTCGGCTGGAAATAGCGCCAGCGTCTCACGGATTCGGCTGCGTGGGCGGCACCGCCGGAGAAGCGCCCGGTGACAGCACGGCCTCGCACGTGCTGCCGGGCAGCCACTGCCGCTTACAGGCCTCGCGCATCAGCGGCTCACGGAACTGCCAGAGCACGACGAAGAGGAGGAGGAGCGTGATGCCCACCCGGAGACCCGGCGAGCGCTCCTCTTCCTCGTCATCCTCGCGCACCTTCACGAGGGCCGAGCGCAACATGTCCGTCCGGTCCACGGTGGCGTTCTTCGGCAGCCTCGGCCTCCGGGTGATGAGGGCCGCCAGGTCGCTCGTGAGCATCAGCCTGTCATTGAGCGCCCAGCCCGAGCCCTCCAGCAGCAGCGCCAGGTTGCGCTTGCGCAGCTTGAGCCACCCCAGCAGGCCCGATGGCAGCATCACCAGGGCGGCGACAATGATGGACGCCGAGAGGACATCGAAGAGCGTCAGCGACTTCACCTGCGTCACGATGAACGCGAGTGACGAGCCCACCGCCGCGAACGCGATGCCCGTGGCCGCGATGAAGCCACCCGGCCCCGCCGCCGGGGAAGCCGCGGGAGCCGCCGGAGCCGGTGTGGCTGGAGCCGTCGCCGCCGTGGCCGCGACCGTGGAGCCGTGCGCGTAGCCCTTCTCCAGCGACGCATCGAGCGTCTTCTCCCCGGCCGCCGCCATCCCCTCGATCTTCTTGGAGATGAACTGGCCGATCCGCTCGAACGGCATCGTCATCGCCTCCCACAGCGACACGGGCTGGCGGACGACCTGCGTCACCACGGCGTCGAACTCGCGGCCCTCCACGTCGTAGAACACGCCGCGCTTGCCCACCGCGAGGCCACCACTCCGGCCACGCGTGGCGGGCACGGCCACCTCGTAGCTCTCACCGCCATCCTTCGACGCCACCTGCACGTAGAGGGTGCAGGTCGTCCCCTGGCTCGTCAGCGCGGAGTGCGCCGCCCGGTTCGTCACCAGCACCGACAGCCTGTACCGGCGGCCCCCCAGGATGAGCGTCCCCTTCTCCATCAGCGCGCGCCGCTTCGTCTGGTACAGGTCCGGCATGCTGATGAAGTTGTTGGCGAACGTCAGCAGCCAGCGCTGGTAGAGGATCAACCGCTCCAGCTCGACCACCGCGTCCAGCTTGTCCTTCAACGCCAGGTCCGCCCGGCACGCCGCCTCCAGGCCGTCGAGCGCGGACTCGGGGATGTCCGCCAGTCCCTCCACCCACCCATGCAGGGGGCTCGCATCCAGCCTCGCCTGCCACGCCAGGATGGCATCGGCCCTCGTGCACATCTCCCGCCAGGTGGCGTCCCCGAGCGTCGCCATGTCCGCGG contains:
- a CDS encoding AAA family ATPase, coding for MATRKSEDNERLIDRDLTALAREGRIAAAHGVDGPVMEVLGLLSRGGKHPLLSGDPGVGKSALVQEVARRIVEGRVDAELANARMVEVSVANILARSTQRQAAETFEELLAWLSRHPCPIVYIRDLPAVIGGPLAPVAFRALRTGGIRFIFETEPKRVQELLRADEAFAERLHLIPLQEPPAERARWILGRVAEELERELRLPIDPAACDLTLRLASKFLLAQRLPRKAIELLKETAAEAAGGAKDRVGPEDVLTRFCTATRLPRFVVDDAMPLDLEETERFFGERLLGQTDAVQAVLRSVALLKAGLNDPRRPLGVFLFAGPTGVGKTQLAKLLAEYLFGSQDRLVRLNMADFPNDGDESVPFGASWAPALETKRGELTALLEGKVFTVLLLDEFEKAARSVHDRFLQLFDEGTFVNGAGETISCNNTVIVATSNVGAEVYREPAIGFMGSRRAEELITEVDRRIAEAFRPEFLNRFDAICHFQPLTKVEIRKIAQREVGRVLEREGIRARGLDVEVTPAVVDLLVDRGYSPQFGARYLQREIEKTLTAALAVEIARRPLPPGAPVRVETRPGGKVVAVAELAPRPRQETAQLALPTEKSVSAVKRRLDKKSLLNEMDRLVGRARALAVSANRPRLEERRTELLAATQAPNLWDDPDRAASTLRAFRSVEAQLNELDRMEERTTFARRLVREAKGEAQLASAAKQVEEVAREVQMAEALGAAGATDHGDEALVDICASETGEGQDAWVQELATMYLGWAERRGYEAMAVAEAEEPFRVVVRIAGPGAYGYLSGEAGLHRRIEDEKRQRAYVRVHRGGPVEDEESLDVEGREVRRHEGTYLARVKTEVTVRDESTGRMMTLAGAGDLGEMKDIASRVVKGQGSSNTADEARRYHMGRGARVEDPRTGAGTPRVKDVLRGELDVFIAAWISRPPATGPTSAAS
- a CDS encoding SGNH/GDSL hydrolase family protein, encoding MRRTHWKLMGMLVALAALSGCRTVPVQVSPQAPELRFGGRVDREDPQGPRLSWGGTSLTVRFTGTSLGLRLLDLPKVEEHAPNRFRFSVDGSPFRDLYVGEGRMLYRIAEGLPKGEHVLRLEKETEPVVGETQVLGLELDPGARVLPAPPGPRRRIEFVGDSGLTGFGIEGKNEFCSFNAETQRNSRTWASLTAQALGAEASIVAFSGKGVAVNYANDPTPLLPQLYERTLPHREDSRWDFTSWVPDAVVIQLGSNDFWKEHPGEERFRDAYRSLVEGIRGHYPGAHIVCVLGSSLSDSHPKDVKARTHARAMISGVVETLRQAGDARVHFVEVPPRLEDEGFGCTWHPSRKTHQRVAEQMTLYLRGLLGWK
- a CDS encoding kinesin, translated to MSRPLIYRRYGGSLQVSIPSFDVLVEAIRIPETQWLATACPLEGLNCDRRFLELLDADHNGRIRVAELRAAVEHTAKLLKSHQGADAASDVLVLDALSEEGAKLRDVAGILLGTLKAEDRTRLSLEQVRASEKALREAGQNGDGIVAPAFLPEPLRPLAERLMASFPEVKNRAGQAGVDLPMLQRFREERSALLTHLAGKESVLVWGAQSVERARRIQEIRALLDTYFLQCRLVAAQPEAVTSLKLEAGRVQGALGDTQALARVVSELPVAPPEPGGALRWSRLYRGQAFEKLDAFRKDVAVPITADMATLGDATWREMCTRADAILAWQARLDASPLHGWVEGLADIPESALDGLEAACRADLALKDKLDAVVELERLILYQRWLLTFANNFISMPDLYQTKRRALMEKGTLILGGRRYRLSVLVTNRAAHSALTSQGTTCTLYVQVASKDGGESYEVAVPATRGRSGGLAVGKRGVFYDVEGREFDAVVTQVVRQPVSLWEAMTMPFERIGQFISKKIEGMAAAGEKTLDASLEKGYAHGSTVAATAATAPATPAPAAPAASPAAGPGGFIAATGIAFAAVGSSLAFIVTQVKSLTLFDVLSASIIVAALVMLPSGLLGWLKLRKRNLALLLEGSGWALNDRLMLTSDLAALITRRPRLPKNATVDRTDMLRSALVKVREDDEEEERSPGLRVGITLLLLFVVLWQFREPLMREACKRQWLPGSTCEAVLSPGASPAVPPTQPNP